Proteins from a genomic interval of Paenibacillus sp. FSL R5-0623:
- a CDS encoding YheC/YheD family protein has product MGIQRVSSKWAKTAVLQRSRIVNEYIPVTRKYSRQTLERMTELFESNYIKPDRGTYGNGVMRVKTTRLYEPVVHSEDSTTDAEVPEETNDRSLPDEPEASAVISRATYLTTTYHLQYGTEERSFHSLDELERALNDRIQERDYIIQQGISLMKHGDLPFDLRVLTQKNLQHNWETTGILGRVAAPGKIITNIHGGGRLATFEELALPHLHQDGFKKLRTELYHLGIHTAVQLQTSFPRLKEIGIDIALDEAGRPWILEVNTLPGIYAFGLLPDKGAYRKIKRYAIAYGRLPSKKGKSSRTSPKAQASSAKKRVRR; this is encoded by the coding sequence TTGGGTATCCAACGCGTCTCCAGCAAATGGGCCAAAACAGCTGTGTTACAACGCAGTCGCATTGTGAATGAATATATCCCAGTGACCCGAAAATATAGCCGTCAAACTCTGGAACGAATGACTGAGTTATTTGAGTCCAACTATATCAAACCGGACCGTGGTACTTACGGTAATGGGGTCATGCGGGTGAAAACAACCCGTCTATACGAACCTGTTGTTCATTCAGAGGATTCCACCACAGATGCAGAGGTTCCGGAAGAAACCAATGATCGGAGCCTGCCTGATGAACCCGAAGCAAGTGCTGTTATCTCCAGAGCTACCTATCTCACAACAACATATCATCTCCAATACGGTACAGAGGAGAGATCATTTCATTCCCTGGACGAACTCGAACGAGCACTGAATGATCGCATTCAGGAACGTGATTATATCATTCAACAGGGAATCTCGCTGATGAAGCATGGAGATTTACCTTTTGACTTGCGTGTGTTAACTCAGAAAAATCTGCAACACAACTGGGAAACAACAGGTATTCTGGGACGTGTTGCTGCCCCGGGCAAAATCATCACCAACATTCATGGTGGCGGACGATTGGCCACGTTTGAAGAACTCGCACTCCCCCATCTTCACCAGGATGGCTTCAAAAAACTTCGTACTGAGCTGTACCACTTAGGTATTCATACCGCTGTGCAGTTGCAAACATCATTTCCAAGGCTCAAAGAGATCGGTATTGATATTGCGCTAGACGAAGCAGGGCGTCCCTGGATTCTTGAAGTCAACACACTGCCAGGCATTTATGCCTTTGGCTTATTACCGGACAAGGGGGCTTACCGGAAGATCAAACGTTATGCGATTGCATACGGTCGTTTGCCCTCCAAAAAGGGTAAGAGCTCCCGTACATCCCCTAAAGCACAGGCTTCATCTGCCAAAAAACGTGTACGCAGATAA